In Uranotaenia lowii strain MFRU-FL chromosome 2, ASM2978415v1, whole genome shotgun sequence, one genomic interval encodes:
- the LOC129747115 gene encoding ribonuclease H1-like — protein sequence MISAFRQLFRNMPFYAVAKGRTVGVFLTWPECQRQVNGFHGAKFKKFATRQQAEGFIRTHNGDSEDGSSSSSLTSASSDSASNSSVDSQDSHPSIPPVDSVRVLIDNYDEINAACSRIESLKRELDELRGSSVAAGTSNSGPRPAKRLKGESLPKPVTKMQKYGRYSFLEDDEGYVHVYTDGSCEGNGTAAACAGLGVYFGEGHALNVSKPVSGRPTNNCGEIQAASLAVRLAKENGVKRLMINTDSKFLIDSITKWVKGWKRNNWKLATGKPVKNEIDFKELDRELADNKIEVKWNHVDAHCGILGNERADALAREGSAMYREQKNSRR from the exons ATGATCTCAGCTTTCCGTCAGCTATTCCGAAATATGCCTTTCTATGCCGTTGCCAAAGGTAGAACGGTTGGTGTTTTCCTAACAtg GCCCGAATGCCAACGACAGGTAAATGGATTTCATGGTGCAaagtttaagaaatttgctacCAGACAGCAGGCCGAGGGTTTTATACGAACTCATAATGGGGATTCGGAAGACGGAAGTAGCAGCAGCAGTTTAACTTCCGCATCCTCTGACAGTGCCAGCAACTCATCGGTTGATTCACAGGACTCACATCCCTCGATTCCGCCCGTAGATTCCGTTAGGGTGTTG ATTGACAATTACGACGAAATAAATGCAGCATGCTCCAGAATTGAAAGTTTAAAGCGGGAACTAGACGAGCTACGAGGATCTTCGGTAGCGGCTGGTACAAGCAATAGCGGCCCTAGACCGGCGAAAAGATTAAAGGGGGAAAGTCTTCCAAAACCAGTCACCAAAATGCAGAAATACGGTAGGTACAGCTTCCTGGAGGACGATGAAGGATACGTTCATGTCTATACAGACGGTTCATGTGAGGGAAACGGAACGGCAGCAGCTTGTGCCGGTTTGGGAGTTTACTTCGGCGAAGGACATGCTCT AAACGTTTCAAAACCGGTTAGCGGGAGACCAACCAATAATTGTGGTGAAATTCAAGCCGCGTCGCTTGCAGTTCGTTTGGCCAAAGAAAACGGTGTTAAAAGACTGATGATCAATACCGATTCCAAATTTCTGATCGATTCCATCACCAAATGGGTCAAAGGCTGGAAGAGGAACAACTGGAAACTGGCCACGGGAAAGCCGGTGAAAAATGAGATTGACTTCAAGGAACTAGACCGGGAGCTGGCAGACAATAAGATAGAGGTTAAGTGGAACCACGTCGACGCACATTGTGGCATTCTAGGAAACGAGAGGGCCGATGCTTTGGCACGGGAAGGCTCCGCGATGTATCGTGAACAGAAAAACTCTCGTCGATag
- the LOC129747114 gene encoding ribonuclease 3-like, producing the protein MSYPRPNTGYSNPNYRPRPMFPANSQRAPYSDPLPPGTEPPGVGEYYPAPDWQGTRPPHPAPTINLYPMSPVPYDGYGYPRYPPVPYGGDPYYTHSSYSSAPSRYYDYPSRNPVPNDRRDMRYGSEARYTESNRRDPTYRSRSSPPPGERVPSHGGRGYSVPRPRSREKERTREPDRDRSVRSSSVRSESRKPDSTNTGTESQKERLPRSSRFKPDSEREAILSNWRKNYCETPEDISRKLAELMNSEEKISWVRSSPADLYYRRVSDKVVEATPRSEALCTLFESELINRAEKVRATQPPYQPPPRKHKVRVCRHKNDKCSSSDSSDDEPNFEEECSMEELTAKIKHPYRLHVDLWFNDPGEMNDGPLCRCSARSRRTGIRHGKYPGETGFTRCLPSSNNADKLYHYRITISPPTNFLTKTPTIIKHDQHEFLFEGFSLLSHQPIGELPTCKVIRFNIEYTILYIEEQLPENFTIRELDLFERFLFRELLELVDFSVYPSGASIEDSCPCYHFLPRFVRDLPDNGKEVLAMCEVLRYLLDNSGPLVAPDILAEMPDMSQIEWQDYVDYVKGMVVTNPGMKPCSVRVDQLDRNVGDVPTANLKDDDGLVHPVIVHFGIRPPQLSYAGNPEYQKAWREYVKFRHLIANMSKPSFDDKRKLEVKENRLLEMRTQGRMKRNVTVAVSAKGFHRTGIMCDMVQHAMVIPVLTGHLRFHRSLDVLESFIEYKFTNRYTLQLALTHPSYKENFGTNPDHARNSLTNCGIRQPEYGDRKIHFMNTRKRGINTLISIMSRFGKEHETDSKITHNERLEFLGDAVVEFITSIHLFHMFPDLEEGGLATYRAAIVQNQHLAVLAKTLHLEEFMLYAHGSDLCHELELRHALANCFEALMGALLLDGAIETADRVFAYALFHEDLNLRNIWVNYPPHPLQEQEPTGDRHHIDSYEMLKTLTKFEESIGVTFNHIRLLARAFTDRSIGFTNLTLGSNQRLEFLGDTVLQLICSEYLYRHFPEHHEGHLSLLRSSLVNNRTQAVVCDDLGMTGYAVYSNPKADLKTKDRADLLEAFLGALYVDKGLEHCEMFCHVCLFPRLQDFIMNQDWNDPKSKLQQCCLTLRTMDGGEPDIPIYKVIECNGPTNTRVYTVAVYFRGKRLACSSGHSIQQAEMNAAKKALENSKDLFPQLDHQKRVIAQSLKRQKVRRSSADPGDDQSRYGHSSDSESSSNNDSSNRRRRRCVPESPKLPKQYQQVKNDSDDEVESVKSSRTKKLVKKENTEKSKPVTSLVAQYDSLSDEDGDDDDVETGGDNKLQLETISESEEDFNDKPVEIKTEADNLMSDVSDEESTLASINVSNAIKIEGADDFSSDLESGKTE; encoded by the exons ATGAGCTATCCAAGACCCAATACCGGTTACAGCAATCCGAATTATCGTCCCCGACCAATGTTTCCAGCCAACAGTCAGCGAGCGCCGTACTCTGATCCACTTCCGCCGGGAACGGAACCACCCGGAGTAGGTGAATACTATCCTGCTCCCGATTGGCAGGGAACTAGGCCACCGCATCCTGCTCCCACGATTAATCTATATCCTATGTCACCTGTCCCCTACGATGGCTATGGTTATCCCCGCTATCCACCTGTACCTTACGGAGGTGACCCGTACTATACACATTCCAGTTATTCTTCCGCGCCCTCGCGGTACTACGATTATCCCAGCAGAAACCCGGTTCCGAACGATCGTCGGGACATGAGGTATGGCTCGGAAGCTCGATACACCGAGAGTAATCGTAGAGACCCAACATATCGCAGTCGTTCTTCGCCACCGCCTGGGGAACGTGTTCCAAGTCATGGTGGCCGGGGATATTCGGTTCCAAGGCCTCGCAGTCGCGAAAAAGAACGCACCCGGGAACCAGATCGTGATCGTTCTGTGCGATCGTCTTCGGTTCGATCGGAATCTCGAAAACCGGATTCCACGAACACCGGAACCGAATCTCAAAAGGAGCGATTGCCCAGAAGTTCGCGATTCAAACCG GATTCCGAGCGTGAGGCAATTCTGTCCAACTGGAGAAAGAATTACTGCGAAACCCCGGAAGACATCAGCAGGAAATTGGCTGAGCTTATGAACTCGGAGGAAAAAATAAGCTGGGTCAGATCATCACCGGCTGATCTGTACTATCGGCGTGTATCGGATAAAGTTGTAGAGGCCACTCCACGTTCCGAGGCTTTATGCACCCTCTTCGAGAGTGAATTAATCAATCGGGCGGAAAAGGTTCGCGCCACCCAACCACCCTATCAGCCACCGCCCAGAAAGCACAAAGTTCGCGTCTGTCGGCACAAGAACGACAAGTGTTCTTCGTCCGATTCCTCAGACGATGAACCGAACTTCGAAGAGGAGTGCAGCATGGAGGAGTTGACGGCCAAAATTAAGCATCCCTACCGGCTGCATGTGGATCTGTGGTTCAACGACCCCGGGGAGATGAACGATGGGCCGCTCTGTCGATGTTCGGCACGGTCCAGACGCACCGGAATCCGGCATGGTAAATACCCTGGGGAAACAGGTTTCACCCGGTGCTTACCCAGTAGCAACAATGCCGATAAACTGTACCATTACCG CATAACGATTTCACCGCCGACAAATTTCCTTACGAAAACTCCAACAATCATCAAGCACGATCAGCACGAGTTTTTGTTCGAGGGTTTCTCGCTGCTGTCGCATCAGCCCATTGGGGAGCTGCCCACCTGTAAGGTGATCCGGTTTAACATCGAGTACACCATTCTGTACATCGAGGAGCAGCTGCCGGAGAATTTCACTATCAGGGAGCTGGATTTGTTCGAGCGGTTTTTGTTCCGAGAACTGCTGGAACTGGTGGATTTTAGCGTGTATCCATCGGGTGCCAGCATCGAGGACAGCTGTCCGTGCTACCATTTTTTGCCTCGGTTTGTGAGGGATTTGCCGGACAATGGAAAAGAGGTACTGGCGATGTGTGAGGTGTTGCGATATTTGTTGGATAATTCTGGTCCACTGGTGGCACCGGATATTTTGGCGGAAATGCCTGATATGAGTCAGATCGAGTGGCAGGACTACGTGGATTACGTGAAGGGAATGGTCGTGACAAATCCCGGTATGAAACCTTGCTCGGTGCGGGTTGATCAGTTGGATAGGAATGTGGGCGATGTTCCAACGGCTAACTTGAAGGACGATGACGGGCTGGTTCATCCAGTTATAGTACATTTTGGGATAAGACCACCTCAGTTGAGCTATGCAGGAAATCCGGAATATCAGAAGGCTTGGCGAGAGTACGTCAAGTTTCGACACTTGATTGCCAACATGTCGAAGCCTTCGTTTGACGATAAGCGAAAATTGGAGGTGAAGGAGAATCGATTGTTGGAAATGCGCACCCAAGGAAGAATGAAGCGAAACGTAACGGTGGCTGTCAGTGCGAAAGGTTTCCATCGAACCGGAATCATGTGCGATATGGTTCAGCACGCTATGGTTATTCCGGTGTTGACCGGGCATTTGCGATTCCACCGGTCATTGGATGTTTTGGAAAGTTTTATCGAGTACAAGTTTACCAACCGTTACACACTGCAGCTGGCATTGACTCATCCTTCGTATAAGGAAAATTTTGGAACCAATCCGGATCATGCTCGAAACAGTTTGACCAATTGTGGCATTCGGCAGCCGGAGTACGGAGATAGAAAGATACATTTCATGAACACTCGCAAGCGGGGTATTAATACTTTGATCAGTATTATGTCTCGTTTTGGCAAGGAACATGAAACTGACAGTAAAATAACTCACAACGAACGTTTGGAATTTCTGGGGGATGCAGTTGTTGAGTTCATCACGTCGATTCATTTGTTTCACATGTTTCCGGACTTGGAAGAAGGTGGTCTCGCAACATATCGTGCAGCGATTGTTCAGAATCAACATTTGGCGGTGCTGGCAAAGACTTTGCATTTAGAAGAGTTCATGTTGTATGCTCACGGATCTGATTTGTGCCACGAGCTGGAGTTGCGACACGCATTGGCCAATTGTTTCGAAGCTTTGATGGGAGCTTTACTACTAGACGGTGCCATTGAAACTGCTGATCGAGTCTTTGCCTATGCTCTGTTCCATGAGGATTTAAATTTGCGTAATATCTGGGTAAACTATCCACCACACCCACTGCAGGAACAGGAACCAACCGGCGATAGGCACCACATTGACTCGTACGAAATGCTGAAGACTTTAACCAAATTTGAGGAATCGATCGGAGTTACATTCAATCACATACGGCTGCTAGCGAGAGCATTTACCGATAGATCGATTGGATTCACCAACCTTACCTTGGGATCTAACCAAAGGTTGGAATTTCTTGGTGATACAGTTCTCCAGCTGATATGTTCCGAATATCTCTATCGGCATTTTCCAGAACATCATGAAGGTCATTTGTCTCTGCTGAGAAGTTCCCTAGTCAACAATCGAACTCAAGCGGTGGTTTGTGATGATTTGGGTATGACAGGTTATGCTGTATATTCAAATCCGAAAGCAGATTTGAAAACCAAGGACCGTGCTGATCTGCTGGAAGCTTTCCTTGGAGCGCTTTACGTCGACAAAGGTCTCGAGCATTGCGAAATGTTCTGTCATGTATGCCTATTCCCAAGGTTGCAGGACTTTATCATGAATCAAGACTGGAACGATCCGAAATCGAAACTTCAACAGTGCTGTCTGACACTTCGTACAATGGATGGTGGTGAACCGGACATTCCGATCTACAAAGTGATTGAATGCAATGGACCGACCAATACTCGAGTTTATACGGTGGCCGTCTATTTCCGCGGGAAGCGATTGGCTTGTTCTAGTGGACATAGCATTCAGCAGGCCGAAATGAACGCAGCTAAAAAGGCGCTAGAAAATTCCAAAGATCTGTTCCCTCAGTTAGATCATCAGAAGCGAGTCATAGCCCAAAGTTTGAAGAGACAAAAAGTGCGTCGATCTTCTGCAGATCCTGGAGACGATCAGTCACGTTATGGCCATTCCAGCGATTCTGAATCTTCCTCTAACAATGATTCCTCAAATCGTCGTCGGCGAAGGTGCGTTCCTGAATCGCCTAAACTCCCGAAACAATACCAGCAAGTGAAAAATGATTCCGATGACGAAGTTGAGTCAGTGAAATCATCGCGGACAAAAAAACTTGTCAAGAAGGAAAATACTGAAAAGTCAAAACCCGTTACCAGTTTGGTGGCTCAGTATGACTCTCTGTCGGATGAAGATGGTGATGATGACGATGTCGAAACTGGCGGCGACAATAAATTGCAGCTGGAAACCATCTCAGAATCCGAAGAAGATTTCAACGATAAACCAGTAGAAATCAAAACTGAAGCTGATAACCTTATGTCTGATGTGAGTGATGAAGAAAGTACCTTAGCTTCAATCAATGTTTCAAATGCCATCAAAATTGAAGGTGCCGATGATTTCTCTTCGGACCTGGAATCTGGCAAGACAGAGTAA
- the LOC129746175 gene encoding zinc finger protein 184-like → MIKQESCSNLCRLCLKSSDVLDEIFDSSEDNSLVMRIMASVSLEIHRSDNLPKKVCQACHYQLEKTYVFRNRCRVNESRLKRHVKLLAAGKNSSVLDELEDDDDDYEASLSYIRKIDAIEQKRNQEPWEQKIVTLKDEMRNLEASVRNEIYRKRNLRNVATNTHDIDDFNEQHSAAGSKSLISVEFISEPPNHLSSQSSTSFTIEATEGSEYPDYDEEMLEVDEDEENKYNTSQPDHSNQYIISEVSDPDAYGMDEELDLEEQHLYGQSDDSDDVLEAVTNAVKAELAEQPGFDIDDKCVMKVEKDRDRTKVEVQGKDGSIICMEFNTESTNKRRESMAALKADGTFRCRHCEQVFETIEQLKTHASTHPVSGHICNICGKWCPTKSSIDRHYRIHTGEKPFLCGECGRGFIQKEVLKRHMMIHTGYKPFPCEHCNRRFGQKNALKLHIEKEHNPNTTLVPFKCNLCDKSFKYSSGLSRHMAAGHFGRTFTCHCGRVFQDQSSLRRHEKDVCSRKNSG, encoded by the exons ATGATAAAGCAGGAGAGCTGTTCGAATCTTTGTCGGTTGTGTCTGAAAAGCTCCGATGTGCTCGATGAAATCTTCGATTCCTCCGAAGATAATTCGCTGGTGATGCGGATTATGGCCAGCGTATCGCTcgag ATTCACCGTTCGGATAATCTGCCCAAGAAAGTGTGTCAAGCATGTCACTACCAGCTGGAGAAAACGTACGTCTTCCGTAATCGATGTCGGGTTAATGAATCCAGGTTAAAACGACACGTTAAACTTTTGGCAGCCGGGAAAAATAGTTCAGTTCTGGACGAACTggaagatgacgatgatgattacGAAGCCAGTCTCAGCTACATTCGTAAGATCGATGCAATCGAGCAGAAACGTAATCAAGAACCTTGGGAGCAGAAAATTGTAACCCTTAAAGATGAAATGAGAAACCTGGAAGCTTCagtaagaaatgaaatttaccgCAAACGTAATCTCAGAAATGTTGCAACTAATACACATGATATAGATGATTTCAACGAACAGCACAGTGCTGCTGGAAGCAAATCACTGATTTCTGTAGAATTCATTTCTGAACCTCCCAATCATTTGTCCAGTCAGTCTTCCACTTCTTTCACAATAGAAGCGACTGAAGGATCCGAATATCCCGATTACGATGAGGAAATGTTAGAAGTGGACGAAGACGAGGAAAATAAATACAACACGTCCCAGCCAGATCACAGCAATCAGTACATCATATCTGAGGTTTCGGATCCAGATGCGTACGGAATGGATGAAGAGTTAGATCTAGAAGAGCAGCACCTGTACGGACAATCCGACGATTCCGACGATGTGCTAGAGGCAGTTACTAATGCAGTTAAAGCAGAATTGGCTGAGCAACCGGGATTTGACATCGATGACAAATGTGTCATGAAGGTGGAAAAAGATAGGGACCGAACGAAGGTTGAAGTTCAGGGTAAGGATGGGTCCATCATTTGTATGGAGTTTAACACTGAAAGTACCAATAAACGCCGTGAATCTATGGCAGCCCTCAAAGCTGATGGAACCTTCCGATGCCGACACTGTGAGCAGGTTTTCGAGACTATCGAACAGCTGAAGACTCACGCTAGCACTCATCCGGTTAGTGGACATATCTGCAATATATGCGGAAAATGGTGCCCCACCAAGAGCTCTATCGATCGCCACTATAGGATTCACACCGGAGAAAAACCGTTCCTCTGTGGAGAGTGCGGCCGAGGTTTTATCCAAAAGGAGGTTCTCAAACGACACATGATGATTCATACTGGG TACAAACCGTTTCCCTGCGAGCACTGCAATCGCCGGTTCGGGCAGAAAAACGCGCTAAAGCTGCACATCGAGAAGGAACACAATCCGAACACCACGCTGGTACCCTTCAAGTGTAATCTCTGTgacaaatcgttcaaatactcGTCCGGACTCAGCCGGCACATGGCGGCCGGGCATTTCGGGCGAACCTTTACCTGTCACTGTGGCCGGGTCTTCCAGGATCAGAGTTCTTTGCGCCGGCACGAAAAGGATGTCTGTAGTAGGAAAAACTCGGGCTAG